In the Helicobacter typhlonius genome, one interval contains:
- a CDS encoding heavy metal translocating P-type ATPase — protein MEKNVEIHSHSQADLNPLGCVSCESEEVEKPYFVIFLIALYGLCMVALYSSFFDFVPFINEIIIIVLALIYLSAGKPMFSTFWHNCKNKVFFDEHTLMFFATIAAWCIGEVSEAVAVLLFFRVGEYLESLAVQRSQNSISALVQVIPDIAHKKENDTLIDLHPEALQVGDVALIKVGEKIPTDSVILKGKSYIDMRSINGESVPVSVKEGDSIMAGGINTSALLEVSVEKPFANSHIAKIAKLTQEATKNKAKTQKIITSFASVYTPIIFAISICVGIIPPLFNGEWHEWIYRALVVMMVSCPCALVLAVPLGYFVGLGRASREGVLCKGAIYLETLCKVKNIVFDKTGTLTKGSFEILHISPSKDYTESLLLELAAIAEQNSNHPIATCIKNHIHIQTHIESYEEISGKGVVVVCDRGEILVGNAILLQERHIGFETQQSANTIVYVAHNGVHAGYILIGDTLKENVKEDLQSLKKYGIEHFAILSGDNQHSVDCVAKELGIGYAYGHLLPAQKEQMLLNLMAQWEGKTAFVGDGINDSIVLSRSDVGISINTGENGNDISKESADIILQHHSLRGIVSALRIAFHTRKLTWQNIIFALGSKLVLIILGIMGIANMWLAVFGDVGIALLALLNAMRPPKTR, from the coding sequence ATGGAAAAAAATGTAGAGATTCACTCACATAGCCAAGCAGATTTGAATCCTCTTGGTTGTGTGAGTTGTGAGAGTGAAGAAGTAGAAAAACCTTACTTTGTCATTTTTTTAATCGCACTTTATGGGCTGTGTATGGTCGCTCTATATAGTTCATTTTTTGATTTTGTCCCTTTTATTAATGAGATTATAATCATTGTCCTTGCGTTGATTTATCTAAGTGCGGGTAAGCCTATGTTTAGCACATTTTGGCATAACTGCAAAAACAAGGTTTTCTTTGATGAGCACACTCTAATGTTCTTTGCCACAATCGCCGCGTGGTGCATCGGTGAAGTGAGCGAGGCGGTGGCTGTCCTACTCTTTTTCCGCGTGGGAGAGTATTTAGAATCTCTTGCTGTGCAAAGGTCTCAAAACTCCATTAGCGCGCTGGTGCAGGTAATCCCCGATATTGCACATAAAAAAGAGAATGATACTTTAATTGACTTGCATCCGGAGGCGTTGCAAGTAGGCGATGTGGCACTCATCAAGGTGGGCGAGAAAATTCCCACCGATAGCGTAATCCTCAAGGGTAAAAGTTACATTGATATGCGCTCAATTAATGGCGAGAGTGTGCCTGTGAGCGTGAAAGAGGGAGATTCTATTATGGCTGGGGGTATAAACACGAGTGCGTTGCTCGAAGTGAGTGTGGAGAAGCCCTTTGCAAACTCGCATATTGCAAAAATAGCCAAGCTCACGCAGGAGGCGACTAAAAACAAGGCAAAAACGCAAAAGATTATTACTTCCTTTGCAAGTGTTTATACACCTATTATTTTTGCGATATCTATATGCGTTGGGATTATCCCGCCGCTTTTTAATGGCGAGTGGCACGAGTGGATTTATCGCGCACTCGTGGTGATGATGGTAAGTTGTCCTTGCGCACTCGTTTTGGCTGTGCCTCTAGGATACTTTGTAGGGCTTGGTCGCGCAAGTAGGGAGGGTGTGTTGTGTAAGGGGGCGATTTACCTCGAGACACTTTGCAAGGTAAAAAATATCGTTTTTGATAAAACAGGCACACTTACAAAAGGGAGCTTTGAAATTTTACATATCTCGCCAAGCAAGGATTATACAGAATCTTTGCTTTTAGAACTTGCCGCAATTGCGGAGCAAAATTCAAATCACCCTATCGCAACTTGTATCAAAAATCATATACATATACAAACTCATATTGAATCTTATGAGGAAATCAGTGGCAAAGGCGTGGTGGTAGTGTGCGACAGGGGGGAGATTCTTGTTGGTAATGCTATATTATTGCAAGAAAGGCACATTGGGTTTGAGACGCAGCAAAGCGCAAATACGATTGTCTATGTCGCGCATAATGGCGTGCATGCGGGGTATATTCTCATTGGCGATACGCTTAAAGAGAATGTCAAGGAGGATTTGCAAAGTCTCAAAAAATATGGCATAGAGCATTTTGCGATTTTAAGTGGCGATAATCAGCACAGCGTGGATTGTGTGGCAAAAGAGCTAGGCATAGGCTATGCGTATGGGCATTTGCTCCCCGCACAAAAGGAGCAAATGCTCCTTAATCTTATGGCGCAGTGGGAGGGCAAAACTGCCTTTGTGGGCGATGGCATTAATGATTCTATCGTGCTTAGTCGTAGCGATGTGGGGATAAGTATCAACACCGGCGAGAATGGCAATGATATTAGTAAAGAGAGTGCTGATATTATCTTGCAACATCACTCGCTACGGGGCATTGTATCGGCTTTGCGCATTGCCTTTCATACACGCAAACTCACTTGGCAAAATATTATTTTTGCGCTTGGAAGTAAGCTCGTGCTGATTATTCTAGGCATAATGGGTATTGCAAATATGTGGCTTGCGGTGTTTGGCGATGTGGGAATAGCACTCCTTGCGCTGCTTAATGCTATGCGCCCACCAAAAACACGATGA
- a CDS encoding SLC13 family permease, protein MFVALLFGILAAILSHLYLQASFKVSALLGIIALLVTLWTNKALPLGVVSLLPIILFPSFGILDTQSATANYANPIIYLFLGGFMLATATEKIGLHKVIAKRFLSLFPNTPKGIISALGLAACVLGTALSNSTTAILLLPIALSITQEYALKMRFLLAVAFGASISGITTPIGSPPNLIFLGFLEKLGFDGISFTTWIFMMAPLTCLMLYAMIYILSYKSGEYQLEVNAFSDVQTTAAHKRLLFCIVALLLLLFINSPIKPFYNGLGLNENIILLAFGLLMFVPKIGFLDWDDSKSIPYELIFLFGAGFCIATAFSQSELGGIFEDYFRQFENLPFIVFLFIACVCAIIATGFLSTTALIAILLPIIYTATQSFLKGSEPTITMLAITICASFSFMIPISTPPNAIVFAKGNIKAWDMVRFGFLLSVVGIVLVTLFAFVYWRWFLG, encoded by the coding sequence ATGTTTGTGGCACTTCTCTTTGGGATACTTGCAGCTATTTTATCGCATTTGTATCTCCAAGCTTCTTTTAAGGTTTCAGCCCTCCTTGGCATTATCGCCCTACTCGTTACTCTTTGGACAAACAAAGCCCTGCCTTTAGGCGTAGTATCGCTCTTGCCTATTATCCTTTTCCCTAGTTTTGGCATTTTAGATACGCAAAGCGCGACCGCAAACTATGCAAACCCTATCATCTATCTATTCTTAGGTGGCTTTATGCTCGCCACAGCGACAGAAAAAATCGGCTTACACAAAGTTATTGCAAAAAGATTCTTAAGCCTTTTCCCCAACACACCAAAAGGCATCATCTCCGCGCTTGGACTTGCTGCCTGCGTGCTTGGGACTGCACTTTCAAACTCCACCACTGCTATTTTACTCTTACCCATCGCGCTTTCTATCACGCAAGAATATGCCCTCAAAATGCGCTTTTTACTCGCAGTCGCCTTTGGCGCGAGCATTAGCGGGATTACCACACCCATTGGCTCACCGCCTAATCTTATTTTTCTAGGTTTCTTAGAAAAACTAGGCTTTGATGGCATTAGTTTTACAACTTGGATTTTTATGATGGCACCACTTACTTGCCTTATGCTCTATGCAATGATTTATATCCTTTCATACAAAAGCGGCGAATATCAGCTCGAAGTGAATGCTTTTAGTGATGTGCAAACTACTGCGGCACATAAAAGACTGCTCTTTTGTATAGTCGCGCTTTTACTTTTACTCTTTATTAATTCCCCTATTAAACCCTTTTACAATGGGCTAGGGCTAAATGAAAATATAATTTTACTCGCCTTTGGGCTTTTGATGTTTGTGCCAAAAATCGGCTTTTTAGATTGGGACGATTCTAAATCTATCCCCTATGAGTTGATTTTTTTGTTTGGGGCAGGATTCTGTATCGCTACTGCTTTTTCACAATCCGAACTAGGCGGTATATTTGAAGACTACTTTAGACAATTTGAGAATCTACCTTTCATTGTATTCTTATTTATCGCGTGTGTATGCGCGATTATCGCCACAGGATTTTTAAGCACAACCGCGCTTATTGCGATTTTATTGCCTATCATCTACACAGCCACGCAGTCTTTCCTCAAAGGCAGCGAACCCACGATTACAATGCTTGCAATTACAATATGTGCGAGTTTTTCATTTATGATTCCCATATCCACGCCGCCAAATGCCATTGTCTTTGCCAAAGGCAATATAAAAGCTTGGGATATGGTGCGCTTTGGCTTTTTACTTAGCGTGGTTGGTATCGTGCTTGTAACACTCTTTGCATTTGTGTATTGGCGTTGGTTTTTAGGATAG
- a CDS encoding MarR family winged helix-turn-helix transcriptional regulator translates to MQHSIWYQIGKTEKYMHMFFIDNLKMYNLTFEQGVILFIIEEDSQVCITQIATKLNKNKATISREVNSLVKKGFCIKNQPNNRRDISLLLTENGQKALSFMKSAIKQIDQEILKSCTQQEIDIFFNILTRMQSIFESRFKGGGGDY, encoded by the coding sequence GTGCAGCATTCTATTTGGTATCAAATTGGTAAAACAGAAAAATATATGCATATGTTTTTCATTGATAATCTCAAAATGTATAATCTCACTTTCGAACAGGGCGTTATTTTGTTTATCATTGAAGAGGATAGTCAAGTCTGTATTACTCAAATCGCCACAAAGCTCAATAAAAATAAAGCCACCATTTCACGTGAGGTAAATTCCCTCGTTAAAAAGGGTTTTTGTATCAAAAATCAGCCAAACAATCGGCGTGATATTTCCCTTTTACTCACAGAGAATGGACAAAAGGCACTTTCATTTATGAAGAGTGCAATCAAACAAATAGACCAAGAAATACTTAAAAGTTGCACACAGCAAGAAATTGATATTTTCTTTAACATCTTAACGCGTATGCAGTCGATTTTTGAATCTAGATTTAAGGGGGGGGGGGGAGACTATTAA
- a CDS encoding toxin-antitoxin system YwqK family antitoxin gives MKKLKWIYLIVVAVCAGGFYACAEQEPTPPAQPTQHTSAKSQNTKSPQKNLQNTPQKTSQANTQKSLIESKKQEHKKTPDSTKALESSTKKTSKPADTDSKYTQNMLENINGEQRKEEVEEDGHTYEAIITYKPDTKIKHGKETLYYLGGGVAQVAFYIDNKKEGLYQIFSQEGVLVYEAYYKNGLLHGLCRIFEVKSGKLKSEMNFANGAQEGEMRIYDTAGRLWHTLEYRGGKKNGTAKEFDDNGKVVREVLYSNDMEISNKAKF, from the coding sequence GTGAAAAAGCTAAAATGGATATATCTCATCGTAGTGGCTGTGTGCGCGGGTGGATTCTATGCGTGTGCAGAGCAAGAGCCAACACCACCAGCACAGCCTACACAACACACAAGTGCGAAATCACAAAATACAAAATCTCCGCAAAAAAATCTACAAAATACTCCGCAAAAAACCTCACAGGCAAACACACAGAAGTCTTTGATAGAATCTAAAAAACAAGAGCATAAAAAAACACCAGATTCTACAAAGGCTTTGGAATCTAGCACAAAAAAAACATCTAAACCTGCCGATACAGATAGCAAATACACGCAGAATATGCTTGAAAACATTAACGGAGAGCAGAGGAAAGAAGAGGTGGAAGAGGATGGACACACCTATGAAGCGATAATTACATATAAGCCAGATACGAAAATAAAGCACGGCAAGGAAACGCTCTATTATCTTGGGGGTGGTGTAGCGCAAGTAGCATTTTATATCGATAATAAAAAAGAGGGCTTGTATCAAATTTTCTCCCAAGAGGGTGTGCTTGTGTATGAGGCGTATTATAAAAATGGGCTTTTGCACGGACTATGTCGCATTTTTGAGGTAAAAAGTGGCAAACTAAAAAGCGAGATGAATTTCGCAAATGGCGCACAAGAGGGTGAGATGAGAATCTATGATACAGCAGGTAGGCTGTGGCACACTCTTGAGTATAGGGGCGGTAAGAAAAATGGCACTGCTAAAGAGTTTGACGACAATGGCAAGGTTGTGCGTGAGGTGCTATATAGCAATGATATGGAGATAAGCAACAAAGCGAAGTTTTAG
- a CDS encoding toxin-antitoxin system YwqK family antitoxin, with amino-acid sequence MRCKIALFVLFPLLLSAEVNTEYDLRISYTGDKNAPMTIKTHYCKGTTTKCGRQVKIAQNGTLLFKAFYKNGKYDGEVLSYYANGALQERRTYTEGIEVGKRVIYYNDGKIQSEQEYAFNKREGEGKKYYDNGVLQAEFSYKDDKLNGVRKEFDKQGNITYETLYKEGKKQTMKKYTNNVVIEEKNCRWSACY; translated from the coding sequence ATGAGATGTAAAATTGCACTATTTGTGCTATTTCCTTTATTGCTTAGCGCGGAGGTAAATACAGAGTATGACCTTAGAATCTCCTACACAGGCGATAAAAACGCTCCTATGACAATTAAGACGCATTATTGCAAGGGCACGACTACAAAATGTGGCAGACAGGTGAAAATCGCGCAAAATGGCACTTTGCTGTTTAAGGCTTTTTACAAAAATGGCAAATATGATGGCGAGGTGCTTTCATATTATGCTAATGGCGCATTGCAGGAGAGGCGCACCTACACAGAGGGTATTGAGGTAGGGAAGCGCGTGATATATTATAATGATGGTAAGATTCAAAGCGAGCAAGAGTATGCTTTCAATAAGCGCGAGGGCGAGGGAAAAAAGTATTATGATAATGGCGTGTTGCAAGCAGAGTTTAGCTATAAAGATGATAAACTTAATGGTGTGAGAAAGGAATTTGACAAGCAGGGCAATATCACATATGAAACCCTGTATAAAGAGGGCAAAAAACAAACGATGAAAAAATATACCAATAATGTTGTGATTGAGGAGAAAAATTGCCGTTGGAGTGCGTGCTACTAG